Sequence from the Deinococcus ruber genome:
CAGGTGCTTCAGGAAAAGGATGTGGCCGCGCCGCACCGTCTCGAACTCGGTCAGCAGGTCTTCCAGCGGCGCACTGAAGTCGCTCGCCTGCATCCAGTCGTCCTGCTCAAAGCCCGGCAGCGCCGATGGATCGGTACGGGCAAACCACAGCGCCCGGAAGCCGAAGACCCGCTCGGTGTCGGTCATATGCCCGAGCATCTGGCGCACGCTCCACTTGTCGGGGGCGTAGCGGTGGTCTGGGCGGTCTGCGAAGCTCAGCAGCCGTTCGCGGGTTGTGGCTGCCTGGGCCTGCATCGCGGTCAGTACGTCCTCTTCCGGCACCAGATCGACGTAACGGGCGTAGAAGTCGGGGTAATCGGTGGGGAGTGGTCTGGGCATAGATGATTCGAGCATATCTCAGATCAGCGGTGCTGCTTCCGGTGCGGGCGACCGGCTGTAAATGCCCTCTCCCGCGATCCACACGGATTCCACGTCGCTCTGCGTGCCGCTGGCGAACAGCGAGGCCAGCGCCCGCTCGGGGGTGTGGGCGTGCTGCAAGACCGTGTGCAGGGTGCTGCCTACCGGGGGCCGGAACAGTACAGCGTCAAAGGCCTTGCCGACGCTGAAATCTCCTATCTCGCCCTCCAGTCCCAGCGCCTGTGCTCCGGCGCGGGTACACAGGTACAGCAGATGGGCGGGGGAGAGCGGCTCGCCGTCTGCCCCCAGAAGCTGCTGCATGAAGTACGCCTGGAGGCCCTCTTTCAGCAGCGAAAAGCCGGTGCCGCCGCCCACATCGCTGCCCAGCGACACGGGCACGCCCGCTTTCAGGTGGCGTTTCAGGGGAAACAGGCCGCTGCCCAGCGCTGCATTGCTGCACGGGCAGTGCGCGGCGGTGCAGCCGTGGGCCGCCATCGCGCCCAGTTCGCGCTCTGAGGGGTGGACGTTGTGCGCCAGCACGCTGCGCCGCAAGATCAGCCCGGCCCGCTCGTAGGTGTCCAGGTAATCGCGGCTTTCTGGAAACAGCTCGCGCACCGTCTCGATTTCCTTCAGGTTCTCGTTGATGTGGCTGGTGAAGCGCACGTCCGGGAACTCGTTCATCAGGGCGGCGCAGCTCTCCAGAATGCCTTCCGAGGCCGACAGCGAGAAACGCGGCGTGACGGCGTACAGATTTCGCCCGGTGCCGTGCCATTTCTCGATCAGCGCTCTGCCTTCCTGATACGCCCGCTCTGGCGTGGTGTGCAGTTCGGGGCGCAGCATCCGGTCTGACACGACCTGCCCGGCCACGGTTCGCAGCCCCACCCGGCTGGCCTCCTGAAACAGCACGTCCACGGCGCTGGCAAAGTGAGAGCCGAAAACCAGCGCCGTGGTGGTGCCGCTGCGTGTCAGGCCCGCCACGAATTCACGGGCGACGGCGGCGGCGTAGGCGTCATCTCCGAATTTCGCTTCTTCGGGCAGGGCGTAGCGGTCGAGCCAGTCGAGCAGCGGCACGCCCAGCCCCCCGATGATGCGAACCTGCGGAAAATGAACGTGGGTATCGACGAAGCCCGGCAGCAGCAGACCGCCGCGCAGGTCTTCCACAGGCTCGGCGGGGTGGGCGGCGCGGAGGTCGGCATACGGGCCGCTCTGCACGATGCGCCCGTTCTGTACCAGCAGGCCGCCGTCTTCCTGGATGTTCAGCGCCTGATCTGCTTCGAAGGGGTTGGCGGGCGTGTGTAGATAGGTGGCGCGGTAAATGGTCATGTGTCTCGCTTGGCTGGATGAGGAGTTCCCGTCATCAGGCGGGTGTGAGGAGCGGCAGACTGCTGGCCTTCCAGCGTCTGTACAAGCTGCGCTGCCACGCTGAGCGCGATGACGGCAGGGCTTTTTCCGGAAATGCCGGGAATACCGATGGGTGTGCTGACGCGCTTCAGATCGTCTTCGGTATGCCCCACCGCTTTCAGTTGCTCGCGGAAGCGCCGCCATTTGACGCTGGAACCGATCAGCCCGACGAAGCCCAGTTCGGGCCGCCTGAGCGCGGCGTCACACAGGGCGGCGTCTTCGGCGTGGTCGTGCGTCATGATGACTACCAGACTTCCGGCGGGCAGCTCAGGCAGCGTCAGTTCGGGAATGGGGGAGTGGTGAAGATGTACTCGGGCGCGGCTGCCTTCCAGTCCTGTCAGGCGTTCGGGCGCGAGCTGGGCGGCCCGCGAGTCTGCCAGATGCAGATGGATGTCCAGCCTCGACAGCATGAGCGCGAGTTCCAGCCCGACGTGTCCGATCCCGAACAGCGCGATATGTGGGCGCACGGTGGCGAGCGGTTCCAGCAGCACCGTGACCTCGCCGCCGCAGCACTGGCGTCCGTAGTCGTTGGCGGCGCTGTCGGTCAGGCGCAGGGTCAGCAGTTCGGGCATCTGCACACCCGCCGCCATCAGGTCGCGGGCACGCTGCACGGCGGTGGCCTCCAGATTGCCGCCGCCTACGCTGTCCCAGGTCTGGGTTTCCGAAACCACCATCTTGGCCCCGGCGGCGCGTGGGGCATGTCCGCGCACCGAAACGAGCGTAATGAGCACGCCCGCGAGGTCGTGGCTGCTCAGGTGCTGAAGGGCGTCAAGCCAATGGGTCGGGGTGTTGAGCGTTTGGAATCACCTCCTCTGGGGTGGGTGTTTGGGCTATGAGCTTTGGGCTAGTGCAACCGGTCAGGGTTGGATGGCTAGATTCTTTTGGACTGCCGGGCCTGTTCACCCCCTCCCCTCAAGGGTGAGGGAGCAAGGGAGCGAAGCGGTTGCAGTGGCCCAGAGCCTATAGCTCATAGCCCAGAGCCTTCAGCCCCGGCTAGTCATCCGCTGCCACTTCCGTTCCCTGTGCCTGCCGCGCCGTCTCCAGCGCCCAGTACACCGCTTCCGGCGTGGCGGGGCTGCTCAGAAGCTGCGCTCGCTGGGGTGGCCCGAAACTCGCTGCCGCCTGCCGCAGCGCCTCGCGCACGCTGATCGCCAGCATCAGGGGCGGCTCTCCCACCGCCTTGCTGCCGTACACCACGCCGCTCTCGGTGGCCTGTTCGAGCAGCGCCACATTGAAGACGTCGGGCATCTCCGAGAAGCTCGGCAGTTTGTAGGTGCTGGCTGCCTGGGTCGCCAGCCGTCCCCGGTTTGGCCCGCTGCCCGTGTCCCATTTCAGCTCTTCCAGCGTCAGCCAGCCCACGCCCTGCACGAACCCGCCCTCCACCTGCCCGATATCGATCAGCGGCGAGAGGCTGTCGCCCACGTCGTGCAGCAGGTCGGCCCGCAGCAGGCGGTACGCGCCCGTAAAGCCGTCTATCTCCACTTCCGATACCGACGCGCCATACGAGAAGTATTTGAACGGCTCGCCCTGCACCGTCACCCTGTC
This genomic interval carries:
- the xdhC gene encoding xanthine dehydrogenase accessory protein XdhC codes for the protein MLITLVSVRGHAPRAAGAKMVVSETQTWDSVGGGNLEATAVQRARDLMAAGVQMPELLTLRLTDSAANDYGRQCCGGEVTVLLEPLATVRPHIALFGIGHVGLELALMLSRLDIHLHLADSRAAQLAPERLTGLEGSRARVHLHHSPIPELTLPELPAGSLVVIMTHDHAEDAALCDAALRRPELGFVGLIGSSVKWRRFREQLKAVGHTEDDLKRVSTPIGIPGISGKSPAVIALSVAAQLVQTLEGQQSAAPHTRLMTGTPHPAKRDT
- the guaD gene encoding guanine deaminase, with translation MTIYRATYLHTPANPFEADQALNIQEDGGLLVQNGRIVQSGPYADLRAAHPAEPVEDLRGGLLLPGFVDTHVHFPQVRIIGGLGVPLLDWLDRYALPEEAKFGDDAYAAAVAREFVAGLTRSGTTTALVFGSHFASAVDVLFQEASRVGLRTVAGQVVSDRMLRPELHTTPERAYQEGRALIEKWHGTGRNLYAVTPRFSLSASEGILESCAALMNEFPDVRFTSHINENLKEIETVRELFPESRDYLDTYERAGLILRRSVLAHNVHPSERELGAMAAHGCTAAHCPCSNAALGSGLFPLKRHLKAGVPVSLGSDVGGGTGFSLLKEGLQAYFMQQLLGADGEPLSPAHLLYLCTRAGAQALGLEGEIGDFSVGKAFDAVLFRPPVGSTLHTVLQHAHTPERALASLFASGTQSDVESVWIAGEGIYSRSPAPEAAPLI
- a CDS encoding DinB family protein, yielding MPRPLPTDYPDFYARYVDLVPEEDVLTAMQAQAATTRERLLSFADRPDHRYAPDKWSVRQMLGHMTDTERVFGFRALWFARTDPSALPGFEQDDWMQASDFSAPLEDLLTEFETVRRGHILFLKHLSPDAWERRGIANGHSFSVRAYAYGMLGHERAHLKLLEERYR